From a region of the Corallococcus coralloides DSM 2259 genome:
- a CDS encoding OprO/OprP family phosphate-selective porin — protein MSTFSAPALVATGLLLAAPCVHAQAAEPTPKPASEPASEPASEPPRAAEPPVIHISEEGFTLSSSDKAFVLKLRGQLQGDGRFYFEDTDRTGTNTFLIRRMRPILDGTLFGFIDFRFMPDFGVGQSVIQDAFIDFRPGEWVRLRAGRFKTPFGLELLQSDMDNPFIERSLTVDLVPNRDEGLELHGEGEGGRWQYSLAAVNGDPDGASTDANPDDSFDLVARVFALPFKGREPSFLQGLGLGLAVTRGLQFGNTTNTGLAPWRSPGQEIIFSYLNNAGTGETVTAHGQHLRITPQGHFYWGHFGLLAEYVRSSQEVRIADARARLHHHAWQTSVSWVFGGKASFEGARPTTPFNPKTLEGGALEVAARYHALDVDDATFPRFANPAQSVSEARGFGVATTFAFNRRVRFALNFHRTNYVGGAPDGGDRLPENVLLSRFQLTF, from the coding sequence GTGTCCACCTTCTCCGCCCCCGCCCTCGTTGCCACGGGCCTGCTGCTCGCCGCGCCCTGCGTCCACGCACAGGCCGCGGAGCCCACGCCCAAGCCCGCTTCCGAGCCTGCCTCCGAGCCCGCTTCCGAGCCTCCCCGGGCCGCGGAGCCGCCGGTCATCCACATCTCCGAGGAAGGCTTCACGCTGTCGTCCTCGGACAAGGCCTTCGTGCTCAAGCTGCGCGGCCAGCTCCAGGGCGACGGACGCTTCTACTTCGAGGACACGGACCGCACCGGCACGAACACGTTCCTCATCCGGCGCATGCGCCCCATCCTGGACGGGACGCTCTTCGGCTTCATCGACTTCCGCTTCATGCCGGACTTCGGCGTCGGGCAATCCGTCATCCAGGACGCGTTCATCGACTTCCGTCCAGGGGAGTGGGTCCGCCTGCGCGCGGGCCGGTTCAAGACGCCCTTCGGCCTGGAGCTGCTCCAGTCCGACATGGACAACCCCTTCATCGAGCGCTCGCTCACGGTGGACCTGGTCCCCAACCGCGACGAGGGCCTGGAGCTGCACGGCGAGGGCGAAGGCGGCCGGTGGCAGTACTCGCTGGCGGCGGTGAATGGGGACCCCGACGGCGCCAGCACCGACGCCAACCCCGACGACAGCTTCGACCTGGTCGCCCGCGTCTTCGCCCTGCCCTTCAAGGGCCGCGAGCCGTCCTTCCTCCAGGGCCTGGGGCTGGGCCTCGCGGTGACGCGCGGCCTCCAGTTCGGAAACACCACCAACACCGGGCTCGCGCCGTGGCGCAGCCCGGGCCAGGAGATCATCTTCAGCTACCTCAACAACGCGGGCACCGGCGAGACGGTGACGGCTCACGGCCAGCACCTGCGGATCACGCCCCAGGGGCACTTCTACTGGGGGCACTTCGGCCTCCTCGCTGAGTACGTGCGCTCGTCGCAAGAGGTACGGATCGCGGATGCACGCGCGCGACTGCACCACCACGCGTGGCAGACGTCGGTGTCGTGGGTGTTCGGAGGGAAGGCGTCCTTCGAAGGCGCCCGGCCCACGACGCCCTTCAATCCGAAGACGCTCGAGGGCGGCGCGCTGGAGGTGGCGGCGCGCTACCACGCGCTGGACGTGGACGACGCCACCTTCCCCCGCTTCGCCAACCCTGCTCAGTCCGTGAGCGAGGCGAGGGGCTTCGGCGTCGCCACGACGTTCGCCTTCAACCGGCGCGTGCGCTTCGCCCTGAACTTCCACCGCACGAACTACGTGGGCGGCGCCCCGGATGGCGGCGACCGGCTCCCCGAGAACGTCCTCCTGTCCCGCTTCCAGCTCACGTTCTGA
- the coaA gene encoding type I pantothenate kinase, whose amino-acid sequence MSVTKPRAASMYVDLDRDAWRELRASTPLTLTAEEVEKLRGLGDRLDIQEVEDVYLPLSRLLHLQVASAQSLWAAQQAFLGYSVRKVPFIIAIAGSVAVGKSTTARILQALLARWPDHPRVSLVTTDGFLYPNRVLAERGIMNRKGFPESYDRRALVRFLAELKAGRDEVTAPVYSHLVYDIVPEEAQSIRQPDILILEGLNVLQTGPVEGGRLPQTFLSDFFDFSIYVDASETDIRHWYVERFLRLWETAFRDERSFFRRFSELTREQAIARAASVWAEINGPNLAENIAPTRSRARLILVKGNDHKVRRVRMRKL is encoded by the coding sequence ATGTCCGTGACCAAGCCCCGCGCCGCATCGATGTACGTCGACCTGGACCGCGACGCGTGGCGCGAGCTCCGGGCCTCCACGCCGCTGACGTTGACGGCGGAAGAGGTGGAGAAGCTGCGAGGCCTGGGGGACCGGCTGGACATCCAGGAGGTGGAGGACGTCTACCTGCCGCTGTCGCGCCTCTTGCACCTGCAGGTGGCGTCGGCGCAGTCGCTGTGGGCGGCGCAGCAGGCGTTCCTGGGCTATTCGGTGCGCAAGGTGCCGTTCATCATCGCCATCGCGGGCAGCGTGGCGGTGGGCAAGAGCACGACGGCGCGCATCCTCCAGGCGCTCCTGGCGCGCTGGCCGGATCATCCGCGTGTGTCGCTGGTGACGACGGACGGGTTCCTCTATCCGAACCGGGTGCTCGCCGAGCGGGGCATCATGAACCGCAAGGGCTTTCCGGAGAGCTATGACCGGCGCGCGCTGGTGCGGTTCCTGGCGGAGCTGAAGGCGGGGCGCGACGAGGTGACGGCGCCGGTGTACTCGCACCTCGTCTACGACATCGTGCCGGAGGAGGCGCAGTCCATCCGGCAGCCGGACATCCTCATCCTGGAGGGGCTCAACGTCCTGCAGACGGGGCCGGTGGAGGGTGGGCGGCTGCCGCAGACGTTCCTGTCGGACTTCTTCGACTTCTCCATCTACGTGGACGCGAGCGAGACGGACATCCGCCACTGGTACGTGGAGCGCTTCCTGCGCCTGTGGGAGACGGCGTTCCGCGACGAGCGGTCCTTCTTCCGGCGCTTCTCCGAACTGACGCGCGAGCAGGCGATTGCCCGGGCCGCGTCGGTGTGGGCGGAGATCAACGGGCCCAACCTGGCGGAGAACATCGCGCCCACGCGTTCACGGGCAAGGCTCATCCTGGTGAAGGGCAACGACCACAAGGTCCGCCGCGTGCGGATGCGCAAGCTGTAG
- a CDS encoding cysteine synthase A, which produces MAPRMGSLWDAVGNTPLLRIGSLSRQTGCDIVAKAEFMNPGGSIKDRAAKGMIQRAEGTGLLKPGGTIVEGTAGNTGIGLGLLGRERGYRVVVTMPDNQAREKYEYLEAMGVEVRRVPAVPFSNPSHFFHQARVLAEANGWAWMNQFENTANGDFHYETTGPEIWEQAEGRVDVLVASVGSGGTLSGTSRYLKEKNPALRVVLVDPPGSGLYCQVRTGKMETAGSSITEGIGIMRLTENFRQARVDEAMRLEDQGMLEMLYHLAREDALVVGTSAALNVRAAWEVARKHQGQGLRIVTFLCDHGSRYASKVFNPEFLASKGLTVKPLPAV; this is translated from the coding sequence ATGGCGCCACGAATGGGTTCGCTCTGGGACGCGGTGGGGAACACGCCGCTGTTGCGCATTGGCTCGCTCAGCCGTCAGACGGGCTGTGACATCGTCGCCAAGGCGGAGTTCATGAACCCGGGCGGGAGCATCAAGGACCGGGCCGCCAAGGGGATGATCCAACGCGCGGAAGGAACGGGGCTGCTGAAGCCGGGCGGCACGATTGTCGAAGGCACCGCGGGCAACACCGGCATTGGCCTGGGACTCCTGGGGCGCGAGCGCGGCTACCGCGTGGTGGTGACGATGCCGGACAACCAGGCGCGCGAGAAATACGAGTACCTGGAGGCGATGGGCGTGGAGGTGCGGCGGGTGCCGGCGGTGCCATTCTCCAATCCCTCGCATTTCTTCCACCAGGCGCGGGTGCTGGCGGAAGCGAACGGCTGGGCGTGGATGAACCAGTTCGAGAACACGGCGAACGGCGACTTCCACTACGAGACGACGGGGCCGGAGATCTGGGAGCAGGCCGAGGGCAGGGTGGACGTGCTGGTGGCGTCGGTGGGCAGCGGCGGAACGCTGTCCGGGACGAGCCGCTACCTGAAGGAGAAGAACCCGGCCTTGCGCGTGGTGTTGGTGGATCCGCCGGGGTCGGGGCTCTACTGCCAGGTGCGCACGGGGAAGATGGAGACGGCGGGGAGCTCCATCACGGAAGGCATTGGCATCATGCGGCTGACGGAGAACTTCCGGCAGGCGCGCGTGGATGAAGCGATGCGCCTGGAGGACCAGGGCATGCTGGAGATGCTCTACCACCTGGCCCGAGAGGACGCGCTGGTGGTGGGCACCTCCGCGGCCCTGAACGTGAGGGCCGCCTGGGAGGTGGCGCGCAAGCACCAGGGACAGGGCCTGCGAATCGTCACGTTCCTGTGCGACCACGGCAGCCGCTATGCCTCCAAGGTGTTCAACCCGGAGTTCCTCGCGTCGAAGGGGCTCACGGTGAAGCCGCTGCCAGCAGTGTGA
- a CDS encoding type I restriction enzyme HsdR N-terminal domain-containing protein, whose product MDANQLLELVKRYQDSKSFISNEETAKLALVVPFIRLLGYDPGLPREVRLEYAADFVQGDGKKLPDRMDFAIFDQTGQKPLIVIETKPLGTDLKSRAQQLARYLSQLPELHFGIITDGCHYLFFGDLENPNVMDPEPFFTFSLEDTKSDWAKVAKFLSKFSRESFNATTLITDAENSRYRQGMIDKLSAALKSPGEHEGFLKWLTEDIYKGKRTTAVMERLAEVAKEAIEPTLLRVMGDDFLDKLKERIQRLNEGTEAPAAKDGPNVVKPDSAKPFDTEPRASGDDKTRVAVEPTEEELAFFGVVRDICTKNGHAAEDVLYRDTSNYFNVSFKRPTKWFVRFFGNGKRKCIATWVPVEEAKMLAAGFEVEASPAAFGISRVYIQTIPEVWALKALVTRSLELSLTAKEEAPSEPALRVVASP is encoded by the coding sequence GTGGACGCGAATCAATTGCTGGAGCTGGTCAAACGCTATCAGGATTCCAAATCCTTCATCTCCAACGAAGAGACCGCAAAGCTGGCGCTGGTGGTCCCCTTCATCCGGCTGCTTGGCTACGACCCCGGTCTTCCGCGGGAGGTTCGCCTCGAGTACGCGGCGGACTTCGTCCAGGGCGACGGCAAGAAGCTGCCGGACCGCATGGACTTCGCCATCTTCGACCAGACGGGACAGAAGCCCCTCATCGTCATTGAAACCAAGCCCCTGGGCACCGACCTCAAGTCGCGCGCCCAGCAACTGGCCCGCTACCTCTCCCAGCTCCCGGAGCTCCACTTCGGCATCATCACGGATGGGTGCCACTACCTGTTCTTCGGGGACCTGGAGAACCCCAACGTCATGGACCCGGAGCCCTTCTTCACGTTCTCCCTGGAGGACACGAAGTCGGACTGGGCCAAGGTCGCGAAGTTCCTTTCCAAGTTCAGCCGCGAGTCCTTCAACGCCACGACGCTCATCACCGACGCGGAGAACAGCCGCTACCGCCAGGGGATGATCGACAAGCTGTCCGCCGCCCTCAAATCGCCCGGCGAGCACGAGGGCTTCCTCAAGTGGCTCACCGAGGACATCTACAAGGGGAAGCGGACGACCGCCGTGATGGAGCGCCTCGCGGAGGTCGCGAAGGAGGCCATCGAGCCCACCCTCCTCCGCGTCATGGGCGACGACTTCCTCGACAAGCTCAAGGAGCGCATCCAGCGCCTGAACGAAGGCACCGAAGCACCCGCCGCCAAGGACGGCCCCAACGTGGTGAAGCCGGACAGCGCGAAGCCTTTCGACACGGAGCCCCGCGCCTCGGGGGACGACAAGACACGCGTCGCCGTGGAGCCCACCGAGGAGGAACTGGCCTTCTTCGGCGTCGTCCGGGACATCTGCACCAAGAACGGCCACGCGGCGGAGGATGTCCTCTACCGGGACACGTCGAACTACTTCAACGTGTCCTTCAAGAGGCCCACGAAGTGGTTCGTGCGGTTCTTCGGCAATGGCAAGCGCAAGTGCATCGCCACCTGGGTCCCTGTCGAGGAGGCGAAGATGCTCGCCGCGGGGTTCGAGGTCGAAGCGTCCCCCGCGGCGTTCGGCATCAGTCGGGTCTACATCCAGACGATTCCAGAGGTGTGGGCGCTCAAGGCCCTGGTCACCCGGAGCCTGGAGCTGTCCCTCACCGCCAAGGAGGAGGCCCCCTCGGAGCCCGCTCTCCGGGTGGTCGCCAGCCCGTAG